The following nucleotide sequence is from Terriglobia bacterium.
GCCGCTCTCGATCCATATCTTCACGCCTTCGATTCCGATTCCGGTAAAGAAGTCTGGAGCACCGAATTGCCCGCAAGCGCCCAATCCACCCCGATGACTTATGAATCGAACGGGCGGCAGTACGTCGTCATTTGCGCCGGCGGCCACGGCAAAATGAAAAGCAAAATGGGCGACGCCGTCGTCGCGTTCGCCGTGCTGCCTTGAAATCCCACGAAACCGGATAGGAACTCCTTTTTCATTTTCGGAGAATAAATCTCGATTTCGGAAAGAGAATCTCGAAATAGGAGAAAGAATCCGGAGATAGGAACTCCTTTTTCGCTTTCGGAGAATGAATTTCGATTTCCGGAAAGAAAATCTGGAAATGAGAGAAAGAATCTCGAGATAGGAATTCCTTTTTCGTTTTCGGAGAAAGAATCTCGACTTGGGAGAGAAAATCTGGAAATGGGAGAAAGAATCTCAAGATAGGAATTCCTTTTTACGTTTTAGGAGAATGAATCTCGATTTCGGAAAGAAAATCTGGAAATGGGAGAAAGAATCTCAAGATGGGAATTCCTTTTTCATTTTCGGAGAAAGAATCTCGATTTGGGAAAGAAAATCTCCAGATCGGAACTTAAATCTGGAGATTGTGGGTCAGGTCCGGGAATTCTGTCAGTGTAACTATTCAGCTGTCAGTTAGCATTGTCGTGGGCGTCATCGAACTAAAACACTCGGCGGAAGATATCGGAGAGGGCGATGGCGAGTGCGGGGGTGGGGATCTGGACGACTTGGTTAAGCTCCCGAAGCTCACGGCGTTGCCATTCCTCGGGCTGAATTCTTTCAAAATCTTCGACCAGGACTTCTGTTTGGGAGATCAGAATGTAATGGAGCAGCGTCGGAATGGACTTATAGAGAGTGAACTTATCGCCTCGGTCGTACTCTTCCGTGGCATCCGGCAAAACGTCTACGAGAATTACCGGATTTGTTGCAGTAGCTGACCGGTCCGGTACAAGCTGAACATGACCACAGATCACGCTGATGTCGGGATACGTATAAAGGCCGGCGGGTGTCTGCACTCGCAGATCGCTTCCATACGCGCCACAATCAGTGTGCCGGAGAGCTGTGCGCCAGGACGAAAGAACATTCGCGACGATCTCATTGTGCGGCAGCGATGCGCCAGCCATTACCAATACCACGCCGTTCCGGGTAACACCAGTCAGTTGCGCATCTTCATGCATCGTGTTCGCTGGCTGTGGCGTGGAGTTTTGATTCGTCGTAGTCAGCGTGCTCGAATAAGATGGGATCGTCTTAATCCTCTTCTGAACCGCTGGGTTCCTGTCCCACGTGTTCTGCATCCTTATCCTGATGCCCGCTTCGCCGCTACACATCCAAAGTAAGAGCCGTATGCGTCGGTGCGCACGTACGGATCTGTGCGGGGGGCGCTGAGCAATTGGCGTCCCTACCGCGACAGTAAACCTGCGTAACAGAAATCGATGTCCAACTAACGGGATAGTCAAACGCCGGATTAAGAATTGAAGTCGATCGGGCCGCGAGCGTATCGTGGGCCATGCGATCCGGCAAACACCTGACTCTCGCTTTTCGCAGCTTGCGTTCCGGCGGCCGCTTTACGCTGGTTGCCCTCCTTTTGCTGGCCCTCGGCGTCGGTGCAACCACGGCTATGTTTTCCGTAGTCAATGGCGTCGTGTTGCGGCCCTTGGCGTTGCGAGATCCCGGCCAGTTAATGCTGATCGGCGAACGCACCCCACAGATGCCGCAGACCGCCGGGCTTGCCTGGTTCGACAATCTGGCCGCATTTTCGGCCTGGCAGCGCGAGGCGAATGATTTCACCGGGATGTCGTTGCTCATCTCCAGCCGGCTTCCTGTCATGGGCAGCAGCCAGCCGCTGCTCCTGCACGGCGTCAAAACCTCGACGAACCTTTTCAGTGTCCTGGACGTCCGTCCCGCTCTGGGCCGCACTTTTCAGCCAAGCGACGAGAGGGAGGGATACCTCCCGATCATCATTAGCGACGCACTTTGGCGCTCTGCGTTCAATTCCGATCCAGCGATCATTGGCCGCGATATCGGTATGCCGGGCTCGAACGCCACCGTGGTTGGCGTGCTGCCCGAGGGGTTCCACATACGCGGTCGCGAGTTCGGCCCTATGTTTGATGGATCGCCAGGGGAGTTTTTCCGCCCACTGCAGATCGGGCCGAATGATTTCCTGCACGCAGAAGTCTTCAGCGATTTCGAGTACCACGTGATCGGCCGCTTGAAACCGGGCGTGACGCGGACGGAGGCGCTGGCGCAGCTCAACGTCATTCAGGCTAATCTTGCGCACACCGCTCCGGAGAAGCTCTCGCTGTATGCCGACCTGATCACGATGCAGGACTTCGCCGTGGAGAGGACCCGGCAAGAGCTTTGGCTGTTACTTGGCGGTGCGGGCACGGTTTTACTTATCGTGTGCGTCAACCTTGGCGGATTGTGGATCAGCCGTCTGGCCGATCGTTCTCGCGAATGGGGGATCCGCGCCGCTCTCGGCGCCGCGCCCGGCGAACTCGCCCGCCAGGTTCTCTGTGAGGGCCTCATATTGGGCTTGATTGGCGGACTGCTGGGCGCCACCTGCGCCGCGGCCAGCCTGCACACCTTGTTGGCTGCTGCGCCGGCCAACTTGCCGCGTCTGAGCGAGATTCATATTGAATGGCGCGTTCTCGTCTTCGGTCTCGCGCTCTCCCTGGCCGCCGGTTTCCTGACCGGCCTTGTCCCGGCGCTGCGTCTTGGCCGTCTCGATCCTCAAACTGCGCTGCGCCTTGCTACCGCCACAGCGTCTTCCGGCTTCGAAAGCACACGCGGTCGTCAAGCACTGATCGCTTTGCAGGCGGCGCTCTCAACCCTCCTTCTCACGGCACTCGGTCTGTTGGGGCTGAGCTTCTACAAGCTGGTCTCCGAACCCATCGGCTTCGTCGCCCAACATGCGGTCCAGGTCGAAGTGAGCCTCATCAACTATTCCAATGACCAGCGTTTGGCAATTCTGCGCCAGCTTCCTGCGACAGCTCTCGCTTTGCCCGGAGTGTCGCAGGCCGGCTTCACGACGCAACTGCCGCTGACAGGTGAAAGAGAGTTGGATCGCTTCACGGTGCCGGGGAAGGTGTATACCGACGCGGGCGGACCGCAGATGACTGGTAGTGCGATCAGTCCGGGCTATCTGGGCGCCCTAGGCGTGCCCTTGCTCGCGGGTCGGGATTTGCGCGAAGCCGACCGCAACCAGAACGCGATCGTGATTTCTGCCGCCGCCGGCCGCGCCCTGTGGCCGGAAGATGCCGATGCGCGCGCGGCTGTGGGACGCATGATCGCGGAGGGCGACACTCGATTCAACATCGTCGGAGTCGCCGCCGATGTGCGCACCCGCCTGACGGAGCCCGCCCCGCCTGTGGTCTACGTGCCATACTGGGTCGCGAATCCTCCTTACAGCGGATCGCTGGTCGTGCGCAGTTCGCTGCCGGTTGGCTCGCTGACGGGGCCGTTGCGGCAAGCCATCGGAAAGCTGGCGCCGGTTGCCGCCATTTCGAATTTGCAGGCGTTGGATCAGCTCGAGGCCAACGCCGTCGCACCGCAGCGTTACCAGTTGACGCTGCTGCTCCTGTTTGCGGGCCTGGCGTTGTTTCTCGCTGCGCTGGCAGTTTATGCGCTGGTGGCGCAGAGCGTCGCGCGCCGGAGTAAAGAACTGGCCATCCGCATCAGCCTGGGAGCGGGCGCCGGCACAATCTGGAAAGCCGTGATGCGCCAGGCTCTGAGCCCGGTTGCCGCCGGCCTGGGCAGCGGGCTGACCACCGCGGTTTTGACCGGCCCGCTGCTGCGTTCGCTATTGTTTCACGTGAACCCCACGAACCCGGACGTGCTGGTGGCGGCCGTCGCTACAGTGGCCATCGCGTCCGTCTGCGCCTGTCTCGGCCCGGCTTATCGCGCCACTCGTACCGATCCACTGCGGGCGCTGCGCGCCGATTAACGAACCACTAGCCGATCTTGATGTGGTCCAGATCTTGAAGCACTTTCAAAGCTCCATGCAAAGGCGTTATGCGACACTTGGGCTAAAGGGAAGATGCTCTTATTCCGCCTGTCCTCAATGAACAGCGCAAACGTTGAGTTCCTGCGGGCATCGGCACGTGGTTTCTGGAAGCCCGGCCAAAAAAGTATTCCTTTAGAGTCTGCCTCATCCGGGGACTGAGTTCTGCGAGGCGATTTCTGGCAGTCCTGAGCAGTTTTATTGCCAAACTTTGCTTAATGCGCTTCAGTCACCCCGGAAACGCGCAAAAATTAGAAAAATCGTTCGGCTCTAAGCTGTAGATTTAATTAAACCTATCCCGTTCCGCAAATTTTATTTTCTCAATTTTAATTTCTGAGAGGTTTTACTAACCATAGGCGGCAATTAAAGCCAGCCTGTACGGTTCGACGACCTGAGCGGCATGGTCTGAATCGGCCGCAAATCTCGATAACAATTTTGATCTCAACGCAACGGAAACCGCGCGGTCACAGACCGCGCCTACAGGAGAAAAAAACATGAGCAATATGAATGAGGGCGATCTCATCGCCCATGTGAAGACTATCAACGGAGCGCTGCCGCTCCACGCGGCATTTTCGAACGCGCCGCTGAACATTACAGGCACTGGTATCGATCAAGCGTTTGTGGGATATACTGACCCGCGCTTTTCACTATCTTCGACAGTTGGAGGCCAGCCGGACGTGAGTACGGTTGCAGTCGAGCGCAAACGGCGTCGTTCATTCCGCGTGCCGGTCTTGAAGGCGAAGACCAAAGACGGCAGGCGGTACCAGAGGCCGCCGCACGTCGAGGCGCAAAACGCCGAGATGCTGAGGCTGTCCGAATCGGAGTGGGTGGCGCGGCGCGAAGGCCTCGAGAACGAGACCCTGGTGTTTCTGATTCTTCGGACGCATCGCGTGAATGACACCGTGTGCGGCGTACTCACCGAGGAACTTCGGGAGCGCCAGGATGCCCGGGTCCGCCGTTTCACGCAGCAACTCGATCCGGTCGACGAGGAAACCGTCCTTATGAACGTCGACACGCGGGTTATGCAGCTTCTATTCACCCCGACGCCGGGACGAAAGAGCGCATATCTTCAAGCCCGTTTCGCGAAAGAGGTCGGCGACCTGGCGATCGCGGAAATCAAGAAGCTCGGTAATACGCCGATGGGCAATATTGCCGACTTCGATGAGCGGACGGACGAGGATGTCAAAAAGCCCAAACGCCCGATCGAATTTGTTCCGGACGACGGTCCCGGGCCGAACGATTTCCTGCTCAAACTGGACGCCAGGAATACGCGCCATCAATTGCTCCGGATCGCCTGCGAGAACGTGCCCGACCGCCGGGCGCTGCGCGCGACGGTCCTGTATTTCGGGCATGACATTCCGATCACCTCGACCCGGCGCGGTCAAAAATGTCTGACCCGGATGTACCGGAAGCCGGCGCACGAAATCCGGTACTGGATCGACAGCACTCTCGCCCGCATGCGTGCGGCGCTCGGTGTTGAAACACCGGCCTCCAAACGCAAAAAGAAATAGCAAAAATAATCGAGTTGCCAAGGGTAGAAGGTTCGGCCGCCCTTCTTTAGCTATTTGAGTATAGCCCCTGTTTTTCCACGCGGCCGCGCGTGTCCATTAACCCTTAAGCGCGGGGGTATCCCCGCATTGGAGGTGACTTATGTCACAACAAAAAAAGACCACGATCAAGGCGGTGACGGGTTTCCGTAACATGACTCCCGAAGCCGTTTTCTCGAATGGAAGTGCTGTTTACACCGGTCTAAACGGGAACGCAAAGATTCCCGCTCCGCCGGCTCCGTTCGATCTGCCGACTTTGCTCGCAGCCAACCAGCGGTTGGCTGCGGCAAATGCGGCGGCTCTGGACGGTGGCGCCAAAGCCATCGCTCAGAGAAATCAAGAGAAGGAATTCGTTGTGAAGGTTCTGAACCAGCTCGCCGGGTATGTCACGGCGAATTGCGAGGACGACATCACGATCTTTCTTTCTTCCGGCTTCAAGGCCGCTTCTTTCACGAAGACCACATCACCCACGGCCTCCGAGTCGATTCGTTGGATGAAACTCGGACCGGGCATGGGGCAGATGCGGGTGAAGTTGGTCGCCTATCCGGGCGCCGACAGCTATGACTTGCGTTGGGCGCCGGTTCCGGCCGGCGGCGTTCCCACCGCATGGAATAGCCAGCCGGTCAGCAACACCCGTTCGGCGACCATCGTCTCCGGTCTGACGCCGGGCACTCTCTATGCGTTCCAGGTACGTGCGATCGTCAAGTCCGCTTACACGGACTATGGTGATTCGATCACGCAAATGGCCACGTAGCAGGGTGTAGTTTCGACAGCCCCGAAAGGCACAGAAGTTTGTGCCTTTTGGGGCTTTTTTTTGCCCTCAATCATCCAACGCGGTTCTCGCCCTCCGGAACACATCATCGAACATCGCAATCGTCAGCTTTCCGGTCTGCGTGTTCTGCTGGCTGGGGTGATAGGAACTGATGAGCGTGACTCCATCGGCCAGCTTGCACGCTAGCCCATGGCCGAAGGGCGGCAGTGGTACGGGGTTCTCCCAGCCCAATTCTTTTCGTGCGGTGAAGTAGCTCTTGAATCCGATCAATCCCAGGGTCACCACCGCGCGAACCTGCTTGAGCCGTTGGAGTTCATCTAATAAATAAGGACGGCAATTCTGGAATTCGGACGGCAGCGGTTTGTTGTCCGGTGGAGCGCAGTGAACCGCCGCGGTGATGTAGGAATCGATCAGCTTCAGGCCGTCGTTCCGATCGGTGGAGGTGGCCTGATTGGCAAACCCGAAATTGAAAAGAGCCCGGAACAGCCAATCGCCGGAGCGATCGCCGGTGAACACTCTGCCGGTACGGTTTCCGCCGTGAGCCGCCGGCGCAAGTCCGATGATGAGCAATCGGGCATTCACGCGGCCGAAACTGGGGACCGGCCGGCCCCAGTATTCCCAGTCCTGGAATCGGCGGACTCTGGTGCGCGCGACCTCTTCGCGATAGGCGACCAGGCGCGGACAGCGGCGGCAATCGATGATCTCGTTTTGGGCTGGTAACTTTGTCATTACAGTGGGGTATCGTAGTACACTTGGAGCCGCCGGAAGGCCTGAAATGAAGGCAGATCTATCGTTAGCTGAATTACTTGCGCTCGTGGAGATCGTTGACGAGCATGTCGACCGGAACTTTCCGGGGGTGGACCCGCCCCGCGTGCTGCGGGAGATCCAGCAGAAGCTGGACACCGTGATTGTCCGCCATCGAAAAGAGATCGACAGCGTTATAAAGTCCGCAAAAAAGACAAAGTCCGCCCGTAAAGGCTGAAACTTCCGGCCTCTAGAGTAAAATAACTTCAATGAATTCCATGGCTGTCCGGGTATTGCTTGTTTTACTGCTTGCCTGCGCCTCAGCCTACGGTGCACCCGAGACGCACGTCGTCATCATGCACACGAACGATTTGCGGGGCCATGTGCTGGCCGGACCCGACGCCGGTGGAAGCGCGAAGCTGGCAACCGTGGTTCACGAATCCAAACCGGATTTGCTGCTCGATGCCGGCGGCATGTTTTCCGGCACCCTGATTTCGGACACCTTCCAGGGGGCGCCGGTCATCGACGCCATGAACGCCATCGGCTATGACGCGGCAGCGGTCGGCGGCAATGATTTCGATTTCGGCACCAATTTCCTGACCGCGCGCGCCCGCGAGGCCAATTTCCCATTGCTGTCCGCGAATGCGACGACGCCGATCGACGAGATTCAGGTCGCCGCGGTTTTCAATGCGCAGGGCGTGCATATTGCGGTTGTCGGTCTCACCAGTGAAGAGGTAACCCGTGCCGGACATCCGCAGAACGTCAAATACGTCGACGTTGCCGATAGTCTTCTTTCACTCGAAACCGTTTTGCCAAAGGTTCGCGATCGCGCGGACTGCATCATTCTGCTGACCAACGTCAGCAGTACCGAAGAACAGCGTATTGCGCGCGCATTTCCTGAAATCCGCGTGATCATCGGCGCGCACGAAGAATCCGAACTTCCGGTTCGTGTCGGGCAGACCACGATCGTCACTGCCGGAAAGTTCGGAAAGTACGCCGGCAAACTCGATCTGACATTCAATGATGGAAAGCTCAAAGCCGTTGAAAGCCGGCTGGTGCCGATCGAAAACGCAGAGCCGGATCCGGCCGTGACGAAGCTGCTCGAGCCGTTTGAAGCCAGGCTGAATGAAACATTGCAGCAGGTCGTCGGACATGCTGCGGGAGATCTGTCGCGCTCTACGGCGCAGGAATCGCACATCGGGAACCTCGTTGCGGACGCGGTGCGGGCCAAAACCGGAACTGCGATCGCATTGATCAATGCGGCGGATGCGCAGAAGGGAATCCGGAAGGGACCCATCACGAGCGGGATGTTGTTTGATGTCCTGCCGTCGGAAAATACCCTGGTGACGATGCGTCTCACCGGTGCGCAGATCAAGCATATTCTCGGCCGCAGCGTGATGAGCCTCAGCGGCGTTCGCGTCAAACTGGACGCCAGCAAGCCCGAAGGGAAGCGGCTGGTCTCGGTGCGGCTGGCAGACGGCACCCCTCTGCGCGACAAGGACTTCTATACCGTTACCACCAACGACTTCCTCTGGATGGGGGGCGACGGCTACACCGAGTTTGCCGAAGGTGTTGAGGTTGAGGATACCGGAATTCTGATGCGGGACGCCCTTGCGGAACATATCGCACATCTTGGGACGGTCTCGCCGCAACTGGACGGACGGATTCAGGTTTCCAGATGAGCTTGCTTCTGTCGGCGCTGCTGGTTTTTCAAGCCGCGTCCGCGACGACATCTTTCAACTGCGTCAGTATCTGGGATCGTCGTATCCCGCAGTCATCAATCTGCTCAATGCAAAGAACCAGATCCTCCTGAACAATACGCAACGGCTTGCTCCGGCGCAGGCGGCTCAGATCCGCGCCCACATGCAGGCTCCCCCGAAACTCTTTCCGATCAGCAGCCCATCCTCGGCGCCCACATCCAGAATATCGGCCAGGGATTGCTGACATTTCTTTTTGAAGATGATTTCATCGTGGAACGGGTGAATTTCGTTTTCTGCCCGGCGAATGCGCCGTCGCTGCCACGCGTTCTGGCACTGCAGGTATTGTTCGACGACAGCAGAGCCGTTGCCTCCACGCTGAGATTGTTTCAGGGCGTGTACCAGATGCCTGCGCCGATCAACCCTCCGCCGGACTTCAAACCGCAGCTGATGTATCCCCTGATTGCGAATCTTCCGGTGACGTTCTGGGATCTCGGAACGGTTGAGGCGGTGTATCAGCCCATCCCGGGCAAAGCGCTCATCCGCGGGCAATTCTGGTTGACGGCCAAGAATGTCGTGAGGGAGTGCGGTGATATTCCCCAGCTGCCCAACCCGTAAAGGGACCTATTGGAAATTCGAAATTGGAAGTTCGAGATTGGAAATCCGATTTCCGATTTCCAACTTCCAATTTCGAATTTCCAATAGGTCTCCTGTCGTTCCTTCCCCTCTTTCTATTTTGCTTTCCTGAGGTAGATATTTCCGTTGTGCGTCCGCAGGTCGAAGTCGGCGCCGCCTCCGTTAATTGAGCCGGTGATCGTCTTGTCGGCGGAGCCGGCCTGGCCCGTTTTCATTTGAACATCGAAGTCGGTATAGATGGCGCCATTGTCGGTGCGGAGTTTCAAGTCGGCCTTCGACGCAGCCGGCAAGGTGACGTCGACGGGGCCGTTCCACGAGGTAAATGACATGGGTTTGCCGGCGGCAATTTCGCGGAACGAGACAACGACTCGTCCGTTGTGAGAATCGGCGACAACAGAGCCGCTGGCGTTCACCACGTTTATGGCGCCGTTATGGTTGGTGGCTTCGATGTCGCCGTCGACACCGTCGACCGAGACCAGCGATCCGTTGTGCGATTCCAGCTTTAAGTCGGTTTTGACAGGGACCTCGATTTCAAGGTTGCCGTTCGCGAAATCGGTGTGGCCGCTGCTGATGGTAATGACATTGTTCGTATCGCTTTCGACGACGATGCCCCGGTTGGGCGAATCGATCCGATGCAGTCCACCGGCCTCGGGCGGCTCCGGCCGGGTGTTCAGGCCTCGTTTCGCCGCGATGGTAATGTCGCCGCCGCTGTGCGTCTTCACAGCGATGCTGCCGTTATGCCACTGGACTTTAAGCAGGCCCGGCCGTGAAGGATCGTTGAACTTCACCGTCATCCGTTCTTGAGCGTGTGCGGGCAACGCGGCCATGCTTGCGGCCAGAACCAGAATCGTACTCAGAATTCTTCTCATCGCGGTCTCCTGTTTACCTCAGTTGTTCCAGACCCTTTTCGGCTCGGTCACGCACCGCCGGATCGATGTTGTGATCCTGGGTGAGTTGCTGAAGAGAACCGACGGACTCTTTCTCTTTCAAATCGACGGCGAGGTCAATCAGTGCGATCTGCACCATTGGCGCCTCC
It contains:
- a CDS encoding pyrroloquinoline quinone-dependent dehydrogenase, yielding AALDPYLHAFDSDSGKEVWSTELPASAQSTPMTYESNGRQYVVICAGGHGKMKSKMGDAVVAFAVLP
- a CDS encoding Uma2 family endonuclease, whose protein sequence is MQNTWDRNPAVQKRIKTIPSYSSTLTTTNQNSTPQPANTMHEDAQLTGVTRNGVVLVMAGASLPHNEIVANVLSSWRTALRHTDCGAYGSDLRVQTPAGLYTYPDISVICGHVQLVPDRSATATNPVILVDVLPDATEEYDRGDKFTLYKSIPTLLHYILISQTEVLVEDFERIQPEEWQRRELRELNQVVQIPTPALAIALSDIFRRVF
- a CDS encoding ADOP family duplicated permease, encoding MRSGKHLTLAFRSLRSGGRFTLVALLLLALGVGATTAMFSVVNGVVLRPLALRDPGQLMLIGERTPQMPQTAGLAWFDNLAAFSAWQREANDFTGMSLLISSRLPVMGSSQPLLLHGVKTSTNLFSVLDVRPALGRTFQPSDEREGYLPIIISDALWRSAFNSDPAIIGRDIGMPGSNATVVGVLPEGFHIRGREFGPMFDGSPGEFFRPLQIGPNDFLHAEVFSDFEYHVIGRLKPGVTRTEALAQLNVIQANLAHTAPEKLSLYADLITMQDFAVERTRQELWLLLGGAGTVLLIVCVNLGGLWISRLADRSREWGIRAALGAAPGELARQVLCEGLILGLIGGLLGATCAAASLHTLLAAAPANLPRLSEIHIEWRVLVFGLALSLAAGFLTGLVPALRLGRLDPQTALRLATATASSGFESTRGRQALIALQAALSTLLLTALGLLGLSFYKLVSEPIGFVAQHAVQVEVSLINYSNDQRLAILRQLPATALALPGVSQAGFTTQLPLTGERELDRFTVPGKVYTDAGGPQMTGSAISPGYLGALGVPLLAGRDLREADRNQNAIVISAAAGRALWPEDADARAAVGRMIAEGDTRFNIVGVAADVRTRLTEPAPPVVYVPYWVANPPYSGSLVVRSSLPVGSLTGPLRQAIGKLAPVAAISNLQALDQLEANAVAPQRYQLTLLLLFAGLALFLAALAVYALVAQSVARRSKELAIRISLGAGAGTIWKAVMRQALSPVAAGLGSGLTTAVLTGPLLRSLLFHVNPTNPDVLVAAVATVAIASVCACLGPAYRATRTDPLRALRAD
- a CDS encoding fibronectin type III domain-containing protein: MSQQKKTTIKAVTGFRNMTPEAVFSNGSAVYTGLNGNAKIPAPPAPFDLPTLLAANQRLAAANAAALDGGAKAIAQRNQEKEFVVKVLNQLAGYVTANCEDDITIFLSSGFKAASFTKTTSPTASESIRWMKLGPGMGQMRVKLVAYPGADSYDLRWAPVPAGGVPTAWNSQPVSNTRSATIVSGLTPGTLYAFQVRAIVKSAYTDYGDSITQMAT
- a CDS encoding uracil-DNA glycosylase, translated to MTKLPAQNEIIDCRRCPRLVAYREEVARTRVRRFQDWEYWGRPVPSFGRVNARLLIIGLAPAAHGGNRTGRVFTGDRSGDWLFRALFNFGFANQATSTDRNDGLKLIDSYITAAVHCAPPDNKPLPSEFQNCRPYLLDELQRLKQVRAVVTLGLIGFKSYFTARKELGWENPVPLPPFGHGLACKLADGVTLISSYHPSQQNTQTGKLTIAMFDDVFRRARTALDD
- a CDS encoding 5'-nucleotidase C-terminal domain-containing protein, translating into MNSMAVRVLLVLLLACASAYGAPETHVVIMHTNDLRGHVLAGPDAGGSAKLATVVHESKPDLLLDAGGMFSGTLISDTFQGAPVIDAMNAIGYDAAAVGGNDFDFGTNFLTARAREANFPLLSANATTPIDEIQVAAVFNAQGVHIAVVGLTSEEVTRAGHPQNVKYVDVADSLLSLETVLPKVRDRADCIILLTNVSSTEEQRIARAFPEIRVIIGAHEESELPVRVGQTTIVTAGKFGKYAGKLDLTFNDGKLKAVESRLVPIENAEPDPAVTKLLEPFEARLNETLQQVVGHAAGDLSRSTAQESHIGNLVADAVRAKTGTAIALINAADAQKGIRKGPITSGMLFDVLPSENTLVTMRLTGAQIKHILGRSVMSLSGVRVKLDASKPEGKRLVSVRLADGTPLRDKDFYTVTTNDFLWMGGDGYTEFAEGVEVEDTGILMRDALAEHIAHLGTVSPQLDGRIQVSR
- a CDS encoding DUF4097 family beta strand repeat-containing protein; translation: MRRILSTILVLAASMAALPAHAQERMTVKFNDPSRPGLLKVQWHNGSIAVKTHSGGDITIAAKRGLNTRPEPPEAGGLHRIDSPNRGIVVESDTNNVITISSGHTDFANGNLEIEVPVKTDLKLESHNGSLVSVDGVDGDIEATNHNGAINVVNASGSVVADSHNGRVVVSFREIAAGKPMSFTSWNGPVDVTLPAASKADLKLRTDNGAIYTDFDVQMKTGQAGSADKTITGSINGGGADFDLRTHNGNIYLRKAK